CTGGCTGAAGCACGGTGAGTATTCTGTGCTTGTGTGCCGTCTTGGTGAGGATTTACGTTCCGTGCAAGCTTAGAGCAACTGTGGGGCTGAAGTCCTGGAATTTACTCAGAGCCATTGGAATAGTCTATCCATTCAGTGACAATAACCAAATGTATTGCAGTAATAATGCAGTGGCCAATTATTATGGAATCTTCTTGGCTCTTATTTTGGTGAGAAATGCTTGTGGTTCATTTGGCCTTTCAGAGAATCAACAGTTCTATTTCTTTGCGGGCACTTGGAGATGTCCCAACAATCTGGTGGGCATTTTCTTGAGATGCCACTTTTGTTGGATATTTGGTTATTcttaatattattagtattagcagagttcggctggcttaatttgcagcagattcagcatggcaagaaattaACATGTggctcagaatcccatttgttagcaatgaaggatcactccttcataaagatgaatacaatctttacttacaattctgttggttcatgcaattacagattgcaggcagataagcttATATTCCAGCCCATATTAATAACTTTGGGATGGTCActtgtgtgaggatggctttggattgcATCTCActcatgtgtcctcagccgaggacaatggagcacacaggaggtAGAAGGGGGTGGAAAGAAGGGtcaacagggccaaaaaaggggaGGGGTCATCTACTCTGCCATTGTTTATATAAtctgcagagtacctgccccttttggtcatcaaaaggtgacacgctGGTCAGTTAaatgcgacctgaccatagagatgtgtttacaagacagtgaaaGCATGTGGTAGAGTGGTGAAACCCAACAACTTTGACCTTCTGTCCCAAAGGCCATGAAAGCCCAGGGAGCTTATCCTGACTAGCCCAGGCCATGAAACACTAGAGAGATGCCTGAAAGGATATCGCAGCTGGCTCTGTGCCAGGGCAGCAGGGCACCGACTCAGCATGTCTCTGGCCTCATTTAAGGACACCATTCCTTGTTGGGCTGCTTGGAGTCAGATGCTGGCACTCTGGATTCCAAGGAGGTGCTGTGATGGCGCCTTGTAAGGTGATCTGGGACTCATCTGAACCTGTCAACACACTAGGCGTTGGACTTCCAGCACAGGCGGGAGGGGGCTGCTTCCTTGCCTCTCCCACCGTGTGCAGCTGCCAGTGAAGGGGGggaggggcgggggtgggggaacTTGACCCTAAGAAACAACCTCTGGCCAGTCTCCGCCTTTCTAGGGAAAGCGGTTGATAAGGTGAGTGGGCAGCAGTTCCAGGGAGTTCTGGCCAAAAAGAATCGACCGATGCAGCCCAGGTTTTCTGCGGACCTTCTGGAGTCCAAGGGCCAATCCACCCCCTCCGCCCGACAAAGGCCCCTAGAACGGTGCGGGGGGGGGGCGCGTCGGGGGGCCTTCTGGGATTGGAAGGAAAGTGACCAGGGAAGGACTCGGGCTGGCCGCGCTGCTTCTCTCCGGGGATCCTAAGAGAAGCGCGGGAGCTTTGCCAACCCAGCAAGGAGACCAGGCAGAGCAGGAGGTTCCACCGGCTGCAGCCCGGCTGTCGCCCTCCGCCTGACCAAGGCTTTCCAAGACGCTCGCGGGAGGCAGTCCGGGCGCGGAAGGAGGACGCCGAGCGGCTCCTGCAGGACAACGGACAGCGACGCGGCCAAAACCGAGCCGCGCAAAGCCCCTCCACTCCGGCCGCCCCTCTCGCGCCTCCCCAGGAGCAACCCGGGACCTTCCCCCCACCTGCCCAGCCGGCGCGGTGCGGGGGGAgagcgtggggggggggcaggcagccCGTTGCAATCTCTTGTTTCGCGTCTCCACCCGCTCAAGTTTTCCAACAGGAGCAATTGCGCTCCAGGGTGGTTTTCCCTGGAAAGGCGGCGCAAATTGCGCGGCCTCTTGAGCAAAGGAGCTCCAGGAACGGATTTTTTTGCGGCTGCTTCTTTTCTTGAGGTTACACCATCACTCTTTCCATGGCAACCGTAGGAGCCGCTCCTGGGGGTTGGGGGTGGTTTACTGTACAATCCTTGGATTATATGTCATGGTTGTAGACGAGGGGCGGAGGGGTATTAACCCACCGAGACGAAGACCAACGAAGGGAAGAAGGTTCCCGCTGACCCCCAGGGAAGGCTCCCCTCCTCTGGTGCACACACTTCCAGCCCAAATCCCTGCAAGCGACTGCGGCCAGCGCGCTGAGCCCAGCCCCAGGGGCTGCGACGTTTCCTGCctgctcttttttggggggatcgGCAACTGAGCCCGAAAAGCTGCTGTCCGCAGGAGAATCGCCTGGAGGGCCGCCCGCCGGCTTATTCTTAGCCACAGACGTTTCCTGCCCTCCCGAACCCTTCTTGCTATCCACCAACCAAAGATTTTTTCTGTCCCCCGATTTTGGGTAGCGGTGGCGGCGGTGGCGGTAACAACAACAGCGGCTGCCGCCCCTCCAGCCGGCCATCTTGGAGCCAAACCCCGCCGCTGCCCAAGGACGATGAGCGCTCCGGACGGACGCTGAGCCCCGCGCGCCGCCGCCACCCTTGACCATGAGCCCCGCACGGCCGCCgtggcagcagctgctgctgctcttcccgctgggtgagtgCCGCGGGGGCGCGGGGGGTGGCAGGCTTCGAACCCCGGCCGGGAACACCTGCTGACGAGTGCCCCCCCCCACGCACAGGCGCCCCCCGAGGGCCGGCCTGCCTGCTGGCTGGAgggggaggggatgggggagTGGGTGCGGGCGGGGCCGGGCTAGCAACCCAGAGGCGGGAAGGGGGGGCTACCGTGGCTTGGGTAGTGGATGAGAGgagaccccccctcccctcccccttctctgcCTGAAGCCAAGGCCGGGCATGATGGGTGCGCGTGCGGGGCTGCTGACGCCCCCTCTGCCCTGCCCTGCCGCCACTGCTGCAGTAGGGTATCCAGCAGCTGCTTCCAGCGGGCCCAGCCGATCCCTCTGGTGTGCTCCCACAAGGCGGTGAAGGAAGTGCCGACTTCAGCTGCAACTGGAtctgccccccctctcccccccgcaTGCCGTTCCCTGCAGAATAGGCTGGTCCTAGAGACCCGGAGTGCAGCTGGGCCTCTCCTTACCTCCCTGTATCCTGGCCAGTGTCCCCGGCGAGAGTGCGCCCAGGGGCCGGTATACTGTATAGTGCTGGCGAATTAGGCAGTGAATGACAGAAGCAGAGCGGTTCTCTGCCGATCCGCAGTGGGACCCCACAGAAGGAGGAGCAGGGAGACCCCCAGGGCTGAGTGGCTAAGCCCACCCTTGCCCGGCTCTGGTCACCAATTGCCCCTCGGCTCTTTGGGAGTGGCTCCCTTTGACTTTTCCTGCCTTCCTCGGGAATGACCTCCGAGAAGCTTCcctgcttccctctctctgcccagccccccccccgcccgctcaGGGGCTTCAGGTTTTGCTCTGGACTTCcccggggtggggagggggggtcgCTTGCCCCAGCAtgcccagagagagagggggggacccGTGGACTTCTGCCTTCGTCCAGCTTCATGGGTTTCCTCGTGGAATCTTCCGCGGATGTTCCTATGATCTCAACTGCCTTGGAAGCCTTCTGCTGCTCTCAAAAGACCCTGGAGTTCATTTCTGGGTTTGGGAGGGAAGCACAGCCAGGAACCCACCTCCACCTGGATGAAGGAACAGGAAGGCTGCCTTGCCCAGGACTCTCTCCCCAGCCCCCGCCCCCTCGAAGCCCATTGGGTGGCGCTGCCATCATTCTTGCTCATAGAGCGCAGGGAAAGCCTCTCTCCCCCCTGAAGGATCCCCGAGAGCCCTCCAAGGTTTGCGACAAGAGACACATCATGAGGGCGCCAGTTCTGTGGGCTCTGCAGTCTCCGTACTGTTGGAAGGAGCGTCacagtatacacacatacacacacagtccGTCTTGGTGCAAAGAGGAGTAacggcggggggcggggggctcTTCTCTCTTCGCTAGTGCTGAACACGCTGTGCATGGAGCTGATGGCGCCGCCCACCGTCTATGCTTTGAACGGCTCTTCCATCCGCCTCAGCTGCACTTTCAACTCCTGCTACCAGGTGGACAAAAAGCTGTTCTCCCTGAACTGGACCTACCAAACCTGCGAGAACTGCACCGAAGAGATGGCGagtatctggggggggggggctggacaaTCCCCTTGCCCCACCCTTGGATGCTGCCTGCCCCTCTTTGCGAAGGTCTCTGGGCCTGTTAACTgtgccaggaggaggaggagcggagCCAGCGGGCAAAATCTGGCTAACTCTGTTTCCtctcgcgccccccccccccagcagaatCTCTGGCTTTGCCGCACTGGCGTGGGAGGGGGTGGACCCTGAACCACGTGACCCTTGTCCACGCTTCCTGCCTTTGCTCCCTACCCCCACGCCCACCGGGAATCCATGGGGGGGCTGGACTGGAGCGTGGGGCGCTCCCAAAGGGCCCGCAGCTCTCCTgactctctcctccctccccctcccccgcccACCCTCCCCTCCAGTTCCTGCAGTTCAAGCTGAAAGTGATTCCTGTGGAGCTGCAGCGCTTCAAGGACCGCGTGAAGTTTACGGGCAACCCCGCCAAGAACGACGCCTCCTTCACCCTCCACGAGGTGCAGCTGGAGGACGCGGGGCTGTACAACTGCTACGTGATGAACCCACCTGACCGGCACAAGGGCCACGGCCGGATCAGCCTCCAGGTTCTCACCGAAGGTCAGCCTCGGTTTTCCACGCagccttctcccctcccctcccttcgcTTGCTCCCCTTCCTGGAAGACCCCGGAATCCCCCTCGGGGAGGGACCCAGGGGGCTCTTCTCCCCCCCAGAGTTTCTGGGACAGGGAAGCTCCCTCTCGGGCCGAGAGGCTTTGCTGCCTGATGCCGGGCGTCTTTCCGCAGAGCCCCCAGAGCGGGACTCCACCGTGGCTGTGATTGTGGGGGCCACGGTGGGGGGCTTCCTGGCTGTGGTGATCCTGGCCTTGGTCATTGTCAAGTGTGTCCGGCGCAAGAAGCAGCAGAGGCTCAACACGGATGACCAGAAGACGGAAGAAGAGGGCAAGACGGACGGGGAAGGAAACCCGGAGGAAGGCATGAAGTAGGGGGGCAGTCTCTCCCCCCTCCCGGCTGCCCCCCTGCTCCTCGGCCTCTCCTCCCATACACTTGCTCTAAGGCAAAGAGCTCCCCCCAAAGTTTCAGAAGGACCGGGGcgcttcctctctccctccctcttcaccGCTGGGCTCTTGGGCCAGAGCAcagcagaaaggggggggggggctggctggCGGCAGTGAGTTTctattggggggagggagtttgCCCGGGGCGAGTCTGCATTCCTGCCCCAGACAGGCAGTTCCTCCATTTAAGCAGAGGGAGCCCTGTTttgttcctccccaccccccgcaAGAAGGCCACGCCCCCCGCCCACCTCCACTCCTGCTGCCTTCCTGGAGCCTGGAGCACGTGGGTCCCTGCTGGAAGGGGGGCTTAGGAGCTGGTGGGGGCCAAGCAGGATTTCCTCCCCAAAGCAGAAACTGCCATTTCCCACCTTCCACCTTGAACACCAAGCACAATTCACCACTGCCAGGAGAACTCACTGCCAGGGGTCAGCAGCCGCCTCTCTTGCAAGCCCACCGCTGGACTGTTTGGAAGGAATGctgttgacccccccccccccacgcacccCTCTCATGAAAAAACCTGAAggttttctgcctggcataagcAGGAGGTGTGTGCATCTTGAGGAGAGcaggggaaagaagggagggagggaggttgtctgtttgcctgtctgtctgtctggggcTTCGCGGAAGAGTTTCCACCAAGACCCACTGCAGCCAGCTGGCCTCTGCTTTGTCTGCCCCCACATCTTGCCTGCTAGTTAGAACCCCCTGGAGGCCTCcagccctccccacctccacccccccgGCCAGGACCCCTCCTGGGATGCTCTGAACCGGCCCTTCCTTCTGGGCCTGAGACCCCTTTCttcggatggggggggggatgagagcAAGCGATTCCCCGGTTGGCTTGTGACTGTGTTGATCCGCCTTGGACTCTGCCGCTTCTCCTTGGAATTGCACTTTGCCGCCTGCCGATTgcaacccacccccacccccgttcTGTCATCTCCCCAACACCTGTCCTCGGCCGAGACGGGTTGCGCAACTTTCCTGCCCTTATTTTGCGAAATCTGCACTTCGGATTCAGCAGCCTCCGCCTGAAAAGTGTCCGTCGCTCTTCTTGTAACTGCAGAATTGAGTTGGCCTCCGTTTGCACGGAGAGTGGTTGACTGTGCAGCGCTGGGAATTGATGCTTCTTCTCCTGGGCCCGCTCAGGAAGTCCAACAGTCCACGAAATAAAGCAGAGCTTGCCTCTCAACCCAAGCAGACCTCTGCTTCTTTCcccggagggagggaaggagggagggcggGTGCCTGCCCGGTGCGAGTCCTCTCGGTCCCCCCCACCCCAACACACCCCGCCGCGGGTCTTCTTCCTGGCTACTCCTTCTTGGGGAAGGGGctgcctttccttttccccaGCCGCTCCCCCCTGCGCCGGGGGGAACCCAAAGCCCGCGACTGGAAGGGGGCGGAGGGTGGGAGGGGGTTCGGCCGTGGACCTGAACCTCCTGGTTCGGATGGAGGGTCTAAAAGGCTTCCGCCCCGCCCCCACCCCTCTTTAGCAGGTGGAGAAGTTTGGGGTTCAGTACTTACCCGGAAGCTTTTCAAGAGGGAAATCGTC
The nucleotide sequence above comes from Erythrolamprus reginae isolate rEryReg1 chromosome 12, rEryReg1.hap1, whole genome shotgun sequence. Encoded proteins:
- the SCN2B gene encoding sodium channel regulatory subunit beta-2 gives rise to the protein MSPARPPWQQLLLLFPLVLNTLCMELMAPPTVYALNGSSIRLSCTFNSCYQVDKKLFSLNWTYQTCENCTEEMFLQFKLKVIPVELQRFKDRVKFTGNPAKNDASFTLHEVQLEDAGLYNCYVMNPPDRHKGHGRISLQVLTEEPPERDSTVAVIVGATVGGFLAVVILALVIVKCVRRKKQQRLNTDDQKTEEEGKTDGEGNPEEGMK